In Terriglobia bacterium, the sequence TGCCTCGATGACCGGCGAAGCCTACGTCAATGCGCTCGGCCGATCCGACATGCCCGTGGTCGGCTTCTGGCGATCCGCATCCGAGGGCGCGGCAGCGCCCAAGGTGCTGGTTGTGGACGACGAGCCTGTCGTGGTCAACAGCATCCGGAAGACTCTTGCCCGCAAAGCCTACAAGGTGGAGGAGGCGTTTTCGGGCCAGGAAGCCCTTTCCCTGATCGCGAAGCGAACCTACGATCTTGTGCTCCTGGACATGCGGCTTCCCGATGCCAACGGCCTCGAACTCATCTCCGACATCAGAAAGCGCAAACCCAAACTGCGGGTAGTCATCGTCACAGGCTATGCCACTATCGACACTGCCGTGGAGGCGATCAAGCGGGGGGCCAGCGATTATGTGGCGAAGCCCTTTACCCCTGATGAGCTTTATGACGTGACGAGCCGCATCTTGAAGCGTGCGGTCGCGTAGGGCGGACACAGGCATGCTGCAACGATCACAACTGCATTCCTGAGGATTACAGCAGTTCACGCACCTTTCCGGCGCCTGCGGCGACCGCTTGCTCGCTCAAGGCGCCGGGTCCCGCATCCGCTCCATATCCGCGAGCGGCCTTGTCCGTGCACAGCCCCACCAGGAGAATTTGCGTAGCTGCATGCGGATGGAGGCGGCGGAAGAGTCTTACCGCGAGGATGGGCGCGAGCTGGTGTGCGCTGGACGAGGTCTCCGGCCATGTCCGCATAGTCTGTTCTTCCAGAAGCACGACCTGACCGGCGCTGCCTACCTTTTGTTCAGGATCGAGAATGGCATCCACAAGCACCACGCGCTCGTATGCCGGGAATTGGTCGATCTGGCCCAGCAGATCGGTATGGGCATCGACCAGATCGGCTTGCAGCGGCGAATTCGAAGCCTCCCGGCGCAAACGCTGGATCACTCGCGATCCGAAAGCATCATCCCCCATCAGCGGGTTGCCCAATCCGA encodes:
- a CDS encoding hydrogenase maturation protease, with protein sequence MRTLVIGLGNPLMGDDAFGSRVIQRLRREASNSPLQADLVDAHTDLLGQIDQFPAYERVVLVDAILDPEQKVGSAGQVVLLEEQTMRTWPETSSSAHQLAPILAVRLFRRLHPHAATQILLVGLCTDKAARGYGADAGPGALSEQAVAAGAGKVRELL